One Papaver somniferum cultivar HN1 chromosome 10, ASM357369v1, whole genome shotgun sequence genomic window carries:
- the LOC113318372 gene encoding cytidine deaminase 1-like: MEKQTFIIEAKEAESMAKNLGFETVVQLLPSLVKSAQKLARPPISKFHVGAVGLGSDGRVYFGGNLEFPYLPLHHSVHAEQFLITNANINGEKPVWISHIAVSATPCGHCRQFMQEIRRASDIKIMIMPADYNGIRDSGLCFNPLSSMLSHPFGPPDLLEKDHPLLLEAHNNCLVLVDSVKRNGIHNQNGIQGEDEEVWIQLKNCALEAANKCHAPYSGCPSGVALMDSAGKVYKGSYTESAAYNPSLGPVQGALIAYVSGGSCGGYEKIVAGVLVEKKGAVIRQESTAKLLLEAISPKCDFRVFHCDSSMN; the protein is encoded by the coding sequence ATGGAGAAACAAACATTTATAATTGAAGCAAAAGAAGCTGAATCAATGGCAAAAAACTTAGGTTTTGAAACTGTTGTTCAGCTCTTACCCTCACTAGTTAAATCTGCACAGAAACTAGCAAGACCACCAATTTCAAAGTTCCATGTTGGTGCTGTTGGATTAGGATCTGATGGGAGGGTTTATTTTGGTGGAAATCTTGAATTTCCAtatctacctcttcatcattcaGTTCATGCTGAACAATTCCTGATCACTAATGCTAATATTAATGGTGAGAAACCTGTTTGGATTTCACATATTGCTGTTTCTGCAACGCCTTGTGGCCATTGCAGACAATTTATGCAAGAAATTAGGAGAGCTAGTGATATCAAAATCATGATTATGCCTGCTGATTATAATGGAATTCGTGATTCTGGTTTGTGTTTTAATCCATTGTCTTCTATGTTGAGTCATCCATTTGGTCCTCCTGATTTGCTAGAGAAAGATCATCCTTTGTTGTTGGAGGCACATAATAATTGTTTGGTTCTTGTTGATTCTGTTAAACGCAATGGAATTCATAATCAAAATGGAATTCAGGGTGAGGATGAAGAGGTTTGGATTCAGCTTAAGAATTGTGCACTTGAAGCTGCAAATAAGTGTCATGCTCCATATAGTGGGTGCCCATCAGGTGTTGCTTTAATGGATTCTGCAGGGAAGGTGTATAAGGGATCTTATACGGAATCGGCTGCGTATAACCCGAGTTTGGGACCGGTGCAGGGGGCGTTGATTGCTTATGTTTCAGGGGGGAGTTGTGGTGGTTATGAGAAGATTGTTGCTGGAGTTTTGGTAGAGAAAAAAGGAGCTGTGATTAGGCAGGAGAGTACAGCTAAACTCCTTTTGGAAGCCATTTCTCCGAAATGTGATTTTCGTGTTTTTCATTGCGATTCTTCCATGAATTAG